The following proteins are co-located in the Rattus norvegicus strain BN/NHsdMcwi chromosome 19, GRCr8, whole genome shotgun sequence genome:
- the Speer4cl2 gene encoding disks large homolog 5-like — protein MFARLPRHFGRVDVDGEESRVKQTKPKSNDGHRTWSCGMWKACRQKSSPETVLNKVQANKEEERVNRELEPTTKERNELTDRLLYVTGGSMKKRPNPFYEKLKITVYELMSLLHNLDIKNIEHHEKIQELNKEINFYRNLHSWLLMDQACMKKKLVTLKQESKEVQRYLFELNPNDEDEQEKTSNLQTQQNLVSETAGEMA, from the exons atgtttgcccgtcttccCAGGcactttgggagagttgatgttgatggagaagagtctagagtgaagcaaacgaaacctaaaagtaatgatggacacaggacgtggtcatgtggaatgtgga aggcctgcagacagaagtCATCCCCTGAAactgtcctaaacaaggtgcaggccaacaaggaagaggagagggtgaatAGAGAGCTCGAGccaactaccaaggagagaaatgagctgacagatcgcctcctttatgtgacaggtggatccatgaaaaagag gccaaatccattttatgaaaaattgaagatAACGGTGTATGAGCTCATGTCATTGCTGCACAACTTAGACATAAAGAATATTGAACATCATGAGAAAATTCAGGAGCTCAacaaggagattaacttctatcg caacctgcacagctggctcctgatggaccaggcatgtatgaagaagaagttggtcacattgaagcaggagagcaaggaggtacagcgatatttgtttgagttgaacccgaatgatgaagatgaacaggagaagaccagcaacctccagacccagcaaaatttg gtctcagaaactgcaggagagATGGCATAG